ATGCGCGGCGTGGCGCGCCCGGCTCCTTGCGTGGGCCGCGCCCGTTCTCTATATGGAGCGCGGCTCGCCGCCCCGGCCGGGGGCGCTCGCGGGCCAGCGACCCAGCCACTCTGGAGCACACGCGTGAGCGACGCGAACATCACGGACATCACCGTCATCGGCGGCGGGCCCACCGGGCTGTACGCCGCTTTCTATGCAGGGCTGCGCGGGATCTCGTGCCGCATCGTGGACGCGCTTCCGCAGCTCGGCGGGCAGCTCATGGCGCTCTACCCGGAGAAGTACATCTTCGACGTGGGCGGGCTGCCGAAGATCCTGGCCAAGGACCTGGCCAACAACATGATCGAGCAGGGCACCCAGTTCGGCCCCGAGGTGGTGCTCGGCGCCGAGGTGCAGGAGATGGTGCGGGAGGACGGGCACTTCCGCCTGGTGACCCCCGCGGGCGAGTTCCTCACGCGCACCGTGTGCGTCACGGCGGGGAAGGGCGCCCTCAACCCGCGCGTGCTGGAGTGCCCGGGGTGGGACGACCACTACCGCGACGGCGGCGGCGCGCACACGCACGTCCGCCAGATCGAGGATTTCCGCGACCGGCGCGTGCTGATCGTGGGCGGCGGCGACTCGGCGGTGGACTGGGTGCTGGGGCTGCGCGGCGTGGCCCGCTCCGTCACCCTCATCCACCGGCGCCCCGAGTTCCGCGCGCACAAGAGCAGCGTGCTGGAGATGCAGGGGCTCGCCGAGCGCGGCGAGGTGCAGGTGCTGACGCCGTACGAGGTGCGGGGGATGGAAGGGGTGAACGGGTGCGTGGCCCGCGTCACCATCTTCAACAACGAGACGGACGAGGACACCCACCTCGATGCGGACGCGGTGATCGCGCTGCTGGGCTTCAAGCCGGACCTGGGGCCGATCGCGCGCTGGGGCCTGGAGCTGGAGAAGAACACCATCAAGGTCAACGGGGTGATGGAGACCAGCGTTCCGGGTGTGTGGGCGGCCGGCGACATCGTGCACTATGAGGGGAAGCTGGAGCTGATCTCGTGCGGCTACGGCGAGGCGGCCATCGCGGTGAACAACGCGGTGCGCTACCTCAACCCCAAGGCGCGCCTGGCTCCCGGGCACTCCACGAACCTCAAGATATTCAAGCAGGACGACTGAACGGCAACCGCGCCTCACACAGAGACACAGAGGGGACGGAAAGAAGAACTGAGAGAAAACACCTCTCTTTGTCTTCTTG
Above is a window of Longimicrobium sp. DNA encoding:
- a CDS encoding NAD(P)/FAD-dependent oxidoreductase, with the translated sequence MSDANITDITVIGGGPTGLYAAFYAGLRGISCRIVDALPQLGGQLMALYPEKYIFDVGGLPKILAKDLANNMIEQGTQFGPEVVLGAEVQEMVREDGHFRLVTPAGEFLTRTVCVTAGKGALNPRVLECPGWDDHYRDGGGAHTHVRQIEDFRDRRVLIVGGGDSAVDWVLGLRGVARSVTLIHRRPEFRAHKSSVLEMQGLAERGEVQVLTPYEVRGMEGVNGCVARVTIFNNETDEDTHLDADAVIALLGFKPDLGPIARWGLELEKNTIKVNGVMETSVPGVWAAGDIVHYEGKLELISCGYGEAAIAVNNAVRYLNPKARLAPGHSTNLKIFKQDD